A genomic stretch from Candidatus Omnitrophota bacterium includes:
- a CDS encoding response regulator: MRKKILVIDDEELITKTFCKLLEKSGLEVLIAKRYDDALILAEESDFDLIISDIRMPGQSGVDTVSQIRDTLKGRGKNIPPGYFYHGFHG; encoded by the coding sequence ATGCGAAAGAAAATCCTGGTGATCGATGACGAGGAACTGATCACGAAGACGTTTTGTAAATTGCTTGAGAAAAGCGGCCTGGAGGTCCTGATCGCTAAGAGGTACGACGACGCCCTCATTCTTGCCGAAGAAAGCGATTTTGACCTGATCATTTCCGATATCCGTATGCCGGGGCAGAGCGGCGTTGATACGGTCAGCCAGATCAGGGATACGTTGAAGGGGCGGGGAAAGAATATCCCCCCCGGTTATTTTTATCACGGGTTTCACGGATAA
- a CDS encoding class I SAM-dependent methyltransferase, whose translation MSLVLRSEIEMPFRASVKLYKKRAREIESYLSLRPNEWGRFQSEFNSEINKVFRDIMNFERSNLAAGNEDKVYKLKRLFIKRFRQIFARGVYCDWSIRKPFGYTGDFKIIEDIYENNPATTGFDRLFDNYFQMSAISVAVRNRKEDFKRLIIDFIKRRQDCKLRIMDLASGPCRELREILFSNEGLCKKAIFDCYDNDINAIHFARDALSGFTNVNFLRENALRITARKDKDVRGKYDLIYSAGLFDYFSERTAVYVVRGLKRFLLPKGNMVIANVRDKYSNPSVHFMEWGGDWDLVYRDEEEFKRIFISAGFEESDLDIRYEQQGIMQYIIALNKNE comes from the coding sequence ATGAGCCTTGTTTTGAGATCGGAAATAGAGATGCCGTTCAGGGCAAGCGTTAAGCTCTATAAAAAGAGGGCGCGGGAGATCGAGTCGTATCTATCCCTGCGCCCCAATGAATGGGGCAGGTTTCAGAGCGAGTTCAACTCGGAGATCAACAAGGTTTTCCGGGATATCATGAATTTTGAAAGATCCAATCTGGCCGCGGGAAATGAAGATAAAGTTTACAAGCTTAAGCGGTTGTTTATTAAGAGATTCAGGCAGATATTCGCAAGAGGGGTTTATTGCGATTGGAGCATCAGGAAACCTTTTGGCTATACCGGAGATTTCAAGATCATAGAAGATATCTATGAGAATAATCCCGCCACAACCGGATTTGATCGCCTATTTGATAACTATTTTCAAATGTCGGCCATATCGGTAGCGGTAAGAAACCGAAAGGAGGATTTTAAGCGGCTGATCATCGATTTTATTAAAAGACGGCAGGATTGTAAGCTGCGGATTATGGATCTTGCCTCCGGGCCGTGCCGTGAATTGAGAGAGATCCTGTTTTCAAATGAGGGATTGTGCAAGAAAGCGATATTCGATTGCTATGACAATGATATCAATGCCATACATTTCGCGAGGGATGCCTTAAGCGGATTTACCAATGTTAATTTTCTCAGGGAGAATGCCTTAAGGATAACCGCCAGGAAAGATAAAGATGTTCGCGGGAAATACGACCTTATTTATTCCGCGGGGCTTTTTGATTACTTTAGCGAAAGGACCGCTGTATATGTAGTCCGGGGCCTCAAGAGGTTTCTTTTACCCAAAGGGAATATGGTTATCGCGAATGTGAGGGATAAATACAGCAATCCATCCGTGCATTTTATGGAATGGGGAGGAGATTGGGATCTTGTTTATCGCGACGAGGAGGAATTCAAGAGGATATTCATTAGCGCGGGATTTGAAGAAAGCGATCTTGATATCCGGTATGAACAACAGGGGATAATGCAATACATAATCGCATTGAATAAAAATGAATAA